The proteins below are encoded in one region of Bacteroidota bacterium:
- a CDS encoding twin-arginine translocase TatA/TatE family subunit: MKLLSVILFLDSLGGGELLVVIFFALLFFGSDKLPGLMRGMGNAMHF; this comes from the coding sequence ATGAAGTTACTCTCAGTCATATTATTTCTCGATAGCCTTGGAGGAGGCGAATTGCTTGTGGTTATATTTTTTGCCTTGCTCTTTTTTGGAAGTGATAAACTACCAGGTCTTATGCGTGGTATGGGCAATGCAATGCACTTTTAA
- a CDS encoding T9SS type A sorting domain-containing protein, whose amino-acid sequence MNQNFVYDVQIDTNNNIWASLFYGAFYKYDGNNWEEFYSLNGTDTIGGILNLIDNNTFNTSANVTQQAFAAVRLANPFGLPTIFGNNQNITNNTIKRVRRGVVTTNWDNINIAENSINLTNSDIVANPTLDYIGINASSCANLSIERNYIYKDGPSPTLALDDRVLGINEQSITNCNITSNLLTRMGSAIRFFNTQQLNTVHCNQMDTCRLGVRFDASSIGDQGSAAAAQDNAWYFPLTGFFAFQRDNLSPNANWFFRSGPIVLPYKPNGLQMIPSNFVSVSTGNVTNDCDVLCPGCPHQRMADIVTENGDFANLTMDEKYLFKKEVYQILDADSNYMYGGYTSDVVLQDFYDSAATTNLAMFGFVNSFIQDSLNVFASVIVSWISPINHFEENEKKVNEIYLNTWGMSVYKYTQQQQEILELIAAENSVSGGTAVYTARVMLGWDMADFSGNTARKSNVISNQLLQLTGDFYLLPNPADDNTQIFIIKGDDIISVIKVYNAIGECIFNLSTDQSNVLLPTKHFSNGIYIISVESTGQIKATKKLIVNHN is encoded by the coding sequence TTGAACCAGAATTTTGTTTATGATGTTCAAATTGACACTAACAATAACATTTGGGCATCATTGTTTTATGGTGCATTTTATAAATATGATGGTAACAATTGGGAAGAATTTTATTCTTTGAATGGTACAGATACCATAGGCGGCATACTAAATTTAATTGATAATAATACCTTCAACACATCAGCCAATGTAACCCAACAAGCTTTTGCTGCCGTGCGCTTGGCCAACCCATTTGGATTGCCTACAATATTTGGAAACAATCAAAATATTACCAACAATACCATTAAAAGGGTTAGGCGTGGTGTTGTAACTACCAATTGGGATAATATCAACATTGCAGAAAACAGCATTAACCTTACCAATAGTGATATAGTTGCAAACCCTACTTTAGATTATATAGGTATAAATGCGAGCAGCTGCGCTAACCTTAGTATAGAACGCAACTATATTTACAAAGATGGTCCTAGCCCCACCCTCGCACTTGACGACCGTGTACTGGGCATTAACGAACAAAGTATTACGAATTGCAATATAACGAGCAACCTGCTTACACGCATGGGCAGTGCCATCCGTTTTTTTAACACTCAACAATTAAACACCGTACACTGCAACCAAATGGACACTTGCCGGCTTGGGGTGCGCTTTGATGCCAGTAGCATTGGCGATCAGGGCAGTGCAGCAGCAGCACAGGATAATGCGTGGTATTTTCCTTTAACAGGTTTTTTTGCTTTTCAAAGAGATAATTTAAGCCCAAATGCAAATTGGTTTTTTAGATCAGGACCAATTGTTTTACCTTATAAACCAAATGGACTTCAAATGATTCCGTCCAATTTTGTATCCGTCTCGACAGGTAATGTAACCAATGATTGCGATGTCCTCTGTCCCGGTTGCCCTCATCAGCGGATGGCAGATATAGTAACTGAAAATGGTGATTTTGCTAACCTAACAATGGATGAAAAATATTTGTTTAAAAAAGAAGTTTATCAAATTCTTGATGCCGACAGTAATTATATGTATGGAGGCTATACAAGTGATGTAGTGTTGCAAGACTTTTATGATAGCGCAGCTACTACCAATCTTGCCATGTTTGGTTTTGTTAATTCATTTATACAAGATTCACTTAATGTATTTGCTTCGGTAATTGTGAGTTGGATTAGTCCAATTAATCACTTCGAAGAAAATGAGAAAAAGGTTAATGAAATCTATCTAAATACATGGGGAATGAGTGTTTATAAATATACTCAACAGCAACAAGAAATACTTGAATTGATTGCTGCTGAAAACTCTGTTAGTGGTGGTACTGCCGTATATACTGCGCGTGTTATGTTGGGTTGGGATATGGCTGATTTCTCAGGCAATACTGCACGTAAGAGCAATGTCATTAGTAATCAATTGCTACAATTGACAGGCGATTTTTATTTACTTCCTAATCCGGCTGATGATAATACACAAATTTTTATAATTAAGGGTGATGACATTATAAGCGTAATAAAAGTGTATAATGCAATTGGAGAATGTATTTTCAATTTGTCAACTGACCAATCGAACGTTTTGCTTCCGACAAAACATTTTTCTAATGGAATTTATATAATTTCAGTTGAGTCAACGGGGCAGATAAAAGCTACTAAGAAACTAATTGTAAATCATAATTAA
- a CDS encoding T9SS type A sorting domain-containing protein, giving the protein MFTAQGGERYLCIGNFKDSADTKVDSNYNTNGSFNFAYYLVDNVSVIDCTAIALNELPELQINAWYNAIDKAIKINTTENNLSFTLINAMGKVVMQDNLVQNEISVATLSRGVYMLVVEDKRYRKRVFKVGIY; this is encoded by the coding sequence ATGTTTACTGCACAAGGCGGAGAGCGATATTTATGTATTGGTAACTTTAAAGACTCTGCTGACACCAAGGTAGATAGCAACTATAATACTAACGGTTCCTTTAATTTTGCTTACTATTTAGTAGATAACGTCTCAGTTATAGACTGCACCGCCATTGCCCTAAACGAGCTACCAGAGTTACAAATAAACGCGTGGTACAATGCCATAGATAAAGCAATTAAAATAAATACCACAGAAAATAATCTTAGCTTTACGCTAATAAATGCGATGGGCAAAGTAGTAATGCAAGATAACCTAGTACAAAATGAAATAAGTGTAGCAACATTGTCACGGGGAGTGTATATGTTGGTTGTGGAGGATAAGCGTTATAGGAAACGGGTTTTTAAAGTGGGGATTTATTGA
- a CDS encoding 3-hydroxybutyryl-CoA dehydrogenase (converts (S)-3-hydroxybutanoyl-CoA to 3-acetoacetyl-CoA), whose protein sequence is MRHIEVIGSGTMGNGIAQVFAQYDYKVSLIDINQNALDKAIATITANLDRMIAKQTLTEEVKAMALNNITTHTDLSKGVINADLAIEAVSERVDIKIKVFEDLDKHCKPECILASNTSSISISMIGAATKRGDKVIGMHFMNPVPVMKLVEVIRGYLTSDSVAGAINELSVRIGKIPTEVNDYPGFISNRVLIPMINEAIFALHERVSNVRDIDTVMKFGMNHPMGPLQLADFIGLDVVLNILYVLYDGFKNPKYAPCPLLVNMVRAGHLGKKSGHGFYQYKEGSKDLVVADAFRRWL, encoded by the coding sequence ATGAGACACATTGAAGTAATTGGTTCGGGAACGATGGGTAACGGAATAGCGCAGGTATTTGCCCAGTACGACTATAAAGTATCGCTTATAGATATTAATCAAAACGCCCTTGATAAGGCCATAGCTACTATAACAGCCAATCTTGACAGGATGATTGCCAAGCAAACTCTAACTGAAGAAGTGAAGGCCATGGCATTAAATAATATTACCACACATACAGATTTATCGAAGGGCGTAATCAACGCAGACCTTGCGATTGAAGCGGTTTCTGAAAGGGTTGATATTAAGATAAAGGTATTTGAAGATCTTGATAAACATTGCAAACCTGAGTGTATATTAGCATCAAACACTTCATCAATAAGTATTTCGATGATTGGTGCAGCTACTAAGCGTGGCGATAAAGTAATTGGAATGCACTTTATGAATCCGGTTCCGGTAATGAAATTGGTTGAAGTAATCCGTGGTTATTTAACTTCGGACAGCGTGGCAGGTGCGATAAATGAGTTATCGGTGCGAATTGGTAAAATACCAACCGAAGTAAACGATTATCCGGGTTTTATTAGCAATCGTGTTTTGATACCGATGATAAACGAAGCCATATTTGCCTTGCATGAGCGTGTGTCTAATGTTCGCGATATAGATACGGTAATGAAGTTTGGGATGAACCATCCAATGGGTCCATTGCAGTTGGCTGATTTTATCGGCTTAGATGTAGTATTAAATATCCTCTATGTATTATATGATGGGTTTAAAAATCCGAAATATGCTCCTTGTCCGCTTTTGGTAAATATGGTACGAGCAGGGCATTTAGGAAAAAAATCCGGCCACGGGTTTTATCAATATAAAGAAGGCAGCAAGGACCTTGTGGTGGCTGATGCTTTCAGGAGATGGTTGTAA
- a CDS encoding metal-dependent hydrolase, whose protein sequence is MDSLTQIVLGAGIGELTMGRKIGNRAQLIGAIGGTLPDLDVLFTLHLKNSVEYFEIHRSYSHALFPLILAAFPLAYLTHIIFKRKHSYWAFYTLWALALVTHTMLDCCTTYGTQFFLPFSRYLVGLNTISIIDPLYTIPFMVLLIICLFKRRESAVRRKIAIASFIVSATYMVMVIGCKKAAYTAMSASLQNNHVAYTTLRTTPSIFNGMLWAGIAYNRDSLHVGEYSVWDKDKNVEFVSFPTNQHLKEKFTCPELSTLMWFSQGQYIFEHVNDTTARLYLVKWGRFDYDKKQPLDAFRFYFTLIKHGDNKVEVISHEPSEGEINFKEAFAKLWRRIFYY, encoded by the coding sequence ATGGATTCACTCACACAAATAGTGCTTGGTGCAGGCATTGGCGAATTAACTATGGGCCGCAAGATCGGAAATCGTGCCCAGTTGATTGGTGCTATTGGCGGCACCCTGCCCGACCTTGATGTGCTGTTCACGTTACACTTAAAAAATAGTGTCGAATACTTCGAGATTCATCGTTCCTATTCGCATGCATTGTTTCCACTCATACTTGCAGCATTCCCACTGGCATACCTCACTCACATAATTTTCAAACGTAAGCATAGCTATTGGGCCTTTTACACATTATGGGCGTTGGCATTGGTTACTCATACCATGCTCGATTGCTGCACTACCTATGGCACACAGTTCTTTCTCCCGTTCTCGCGTTACCTTGTTGGGCTCAATACCATTTCTATCATTGACCCTTTGTACACCATTCCATTTATGGTATTACTTATCATCTGCTTGTTTAAACGAAGAGAAAGCGCTGTCCGTAGAAAAATTGCAATTGCTTCATTTATTGTAAGTGCAACATATATGGTGATGGTTATAGGCTGCAAAAAGGCTGCATATACTGCCATGTCTGCTTCGTTACAGAATAACCATGTGGCCTATACTACGCTTAGGACAACACCTTCCATCTTTAATGGGATGCTTTGGGCAGGCATTGCTTATAACCGCGATTCGCTGCATGTTGGCGAATATTCAGTATGGGATAAGGACAAGAATGTGGAATTTGTTTCGTTCCCAACCAATCAACATTTAAAAGAAAAATTCACTTGCCCCGAACTTTCAACCTTAATGTGGTTTTCTCAAGGCCAGTATATCTTCGAACATGTGAATGATACCACAGCACGTTTATATTTGGTAAAATGGGGCCGTTTTGATTATGATAAAAAGCAACCACTCGATGCATTCCGTTTTTACTTTACACTTATAAAACATGGCGACAATAAAGTAGAAGTAATTTCGCATGAGCCTTCCGAAGGTGAAATTAATTTCAAAGAAGCCTTTGCAAAATTATGGCGAAGAATATTTTACTATTGA
- the efp gene encoding elongation factor P yields the protein MATTSDVNVGTILRYNGELCIVTEWQHRTPGNLRAFYQGKMRNMKSGKNLENRFRSGEEVDIARVEFKEMDYLYEENGSLICMDPENFEQVPVPKEYFGDGMQFMKEGDKVKVAFESDLPIIGEAPNFVTLAITYCEPGVKGDTATNTLKPATLETGAIVSVPLFVNEGETIRVDTRTGSYMERVK from the coding sequence ATGGCAACAACATCAGACGTAAACGTAGGCACCATACTCAGGTATAATGGCGAATTGTGCATAGTTACCGAATGGCAACATCGTACACCAGGAAATTTGCGAGCATTTTATCAGGGTAAAATGCGCAATATGAAATCCGGCAAAAACCTTGAAAACCGTTTCCGCAGTGGCGAAGAGGTGGATATAGCCCGGGTTGAATTTAAAGAAATGGATTACTTATACGAGGAAAATGGAAGTTTGATTTGTATGGATCCCGAAAACTTTGAACAAGTGCCGGTGCCAAAAGAATATTTTGGCGATGGTATGCAATTTATGAAAGAAGGCGATAAGGTTAAGGTGGCTTTCGAAAGCGACTTGCCAATCATAGGCGAAGCGCCCAATTTTGTAACTCTTGCCATAACTTATTGCGAGCCAGGAGTAAAAGGAGATACCGCAACCAACACCCTTAAACCTGCTACACTCGAAACAGGGGCCATTGTAAGTGTGCCTTTGTTTGTAAACGAAGGCGAAACTATTCGTGTTGATACCCGCACAGGGTCGTACATGGAACGTGTAAAGTAA
- a CDS encoding 50S ribosomal protein L9: MEVILKSDVKNLGFANDVVKVKNGYGLNYLIPQGYAIIASETNKKVHAETVKQRAHKIAKLRNDAQAILDAIGAITLTIPMKAGEKGKLFGSVTSQHLADILKKLGYSIDRKQISMPAEHVKTLGSYTAELVLHRDVKGPINFDVIEQE; this comes from the coding sequence ATGGAAGTAATTTTAAAATCAGATGTAAAAAATCTTGGCTTTGCCAATGATGTGGTAAAAGTAAAGAATGGCTATGGCCTCAATTACCTTATTCCTCAGGGATATGCAATAATAGCCAGCGAAACAAATAAGAAGGTACATGCAGAAACGGTAAAACAACGCGCACATAAAATTGCCAAGCTTCGTAACGATGCTCAAGCTATTTTAGATGCGATAGGTGCAATAACACTTACCATACCAATGAAGGCCGGAGAAAAAGGCAAGTTGTTTGGTAGTGTAACCTCACAACATTTAGCTGATATTTTGAAAAAGCTTGGATATTCTATCGATCGCAAGCAAATCTCAATGCCAGCTGAGCATGTAAAAACATTAGGAAGCTATACTGCAGAGTTAGTATTGCATCGCGATGTTAAGGGGCCAATAAATTTTGATGTAATAGAACAAGAGTAA
- a CDS encoding 30S ribosomal protein S18, translating to MENSTPTQAPPSNSEIRYLNPPAVDMQRKKYCRFKKLGIKYIDYKDASFLLRFVNEQGKVLPRRLTGTSLKYQRKVGQAVKRARHLALMPYVADLLK from the coding sequence ATGGAAAACTCAACACCAACACAAGCTCCACCGAGCAATTCAGAGATTCGTTATTTGAATCCTCCGGCAGTAGACATGCAACGCAAGAAATATTGCCGTTTTAAAAAATTAGGTATCAAGTACATTGACTACAAAGATGCAAGTTTCTTACTTCGCTTTGTAAACGAGCAGGGCAAAGTATTGCCACGCAGGTTAACAGGTACTTCACTTAAGTATCAGCGTAAAGTTGGGCAGGCCGTAAAACGTGCACGCCACTTAGCTTTGATGCCTTATGTAGCCGACTTGTTAAAATAA
- a CDS encoding 30S ribosomal protein S6, with protein sequence MTKQYETVMILNPVLSQEQLSDTVQKFKKILTDQGAEVVFENNWGLRKLAYPIQKKNTGFYHLIEFKSPGEAIKKLELEYKRDERVMRFLTVVLDKHAIAYNEKKRKNAELKKAESETVNS encoded by the coding sequence ATGACAAAACAGTATGAAACCGTAATGATTCTCAACCCTGTACTCTCACAGGAGCAATTGAGCGATACGGTTCAAAAATTTAAGAAAATCCTCACCGATCAAGGTGCCGAGGTTGTTTTTGAAAACAATTGGGGATTACGCAAATTAGCTTACCCTATTCAGAAAAAGAATACGGGATTCTATCATTTAATCGAGTTTAAGAGCCCCGGAGAGGCAATTAAAAAGTTAGAGTTAGAATATAAGCGCGATGAGAGAGTAATGCGTTTTCTCACAGTTGTGTTGGATAAGCATGCAATTGCTTACAACGAAAAGAAAAGAAAGAATGCCGAACTAAAGAAGGCAGAAAGTGAAACCGTTAATTCTTAA